A single genomic interval of Astyanax mexicanus isolate ESR-SI-001 chromosome 4, AstMex3_surface, whole genome shotgun sequence harbors:
- the si:dkey-172k15.5 gene encoding uncharacterized protein si:dkey-172k15.5, whose translation MEHREPNDAWTLYDVDVSYTTDSYEKARKKAKAIEEEIIFMSESEKELERGARPKKPAKRLDDDYVALGHRGKKRCLSLPKPPPCRVSISSTEKQPSLSLPSSPQPPSLPLDPVMQFTAWDRYVVSALENIKEELAVLKRMVAGLTTTTNTISAPDGLNLPLKSTDDIVPLEAQLEDKSFQQQLVLFLSTVGGMDVAGATRRVLATIMTNEVAMKLNWVGHGGKMAFQTLKLCKVMCEAVRRSIMPPPKDAEIEQVAKVWLRNARDRSGGRKQRLMQSLKKK comes from the exons atGGAACACAGAGAACCAAATGATGCATGGACACTCTATGATGTTGATGTTTCCTATACAACAG ATAGCTATGAAAAGGCAAGAAAAAAGGCTAAGGCTATCGAAGAAGAAATAATCTTTATGAGTGAGAGTGAAAAGGAGCTGGAACGAGGGGCTCGACCAAAAAA ACCAGCCAAAAGATTAGATGACGACTATGTGGCGCTTGGGCACAGAGGGAAGAAAAGGTGTCTTAGTCTCCCCAAACCTCCACCCTGCCGTGTGTCAATCTCCAGCACTGAGAAACAGCCCTCTTTGTCACTTCCATCTTCACCGCAACCACCGTCTCTCCCTTTAGACCCTGTGATGCAGTTTACAG CTTGGGACCGTTATGTAGTATCTGCTTTGGAGAACATAAAGGAAGAGCTGGCAGTTTTAAAGAGGATGGTAGCAGGTCTGACCACAACCACCAACACAATCAGTGCCCCTGATGGCCTCAACCTCCCACTAAAAAGCACAGATGACATAGTCCCTCTAGAGGCACAGCTGGAAGACAAGAGCTTCCAACAGCAACTG GTGCTCTTTCTGAGTACAGTTGGTGGCATGGATGTCGCAGGTGCAACAAGACGGGTCCTGGCAACAATCATGACGAATGAAGTTGCTATGAAATTGAACTGGGTTGGCCACGGAGGGAAAATGGCTTTTCAGACCCTAAAGCTTTGCAAAGTTATGTGTG aggccgtgagaagatcaatcatgccaccaccaaaggatgcagagatcgagcaggtggCAAAGGTTTGGCTTCGGAATGCACgagaccgttcaggtggacgaaAGCAGCGTCTCATGcaatctcttaaaaaaaaatag